One stretch of Zingiber officinale cultivar Zhangliang chromosome 6B, Zo_v1.1, whole genome shotgun sequence DNA includes these proteins:
- the LOC121988858 gene encoding uncharacterized protein LOC121988858 isoform X1: MPTTRFKKGNKVEVWNRREVPSGSWWSAEIISGNGHTYSVRYDGYPIDNSIAVDRVPRKAIRPRPPPLEDQRELRIGDFVEVFDKNSWKIAEIRTIIGNGYCSMRLLGSSRKFQFHKSNIRRRLSWQDNKWMVIYKDSGEESDGRLSSSMRGGRSVCHIPQSCEKMKKRPLDMSVPTDACNIGRKKMLAMKVDFLASTGKILGEKYTDYSLSKRAGPSRIESGRSMLHSDKENYLLNSSVRSDAESTSSSVGSCSVDSSHEESYSQYDYVETSCGFERDSAFSRKGDLQTEIHQLELSAYRSTLKAFYASGPVSWEREAVMTNLRLMLNISNDEHLMEIRNLINSDMTPYHCS; this comes from the exons ATGCCGACCACGAGATTCAAGAAGGGTAATAAGGTGGAGGTTTGGAACAGGAGGGAGGTTCCTTCCGGCTCTTGGTGGAGTGCCGAAATCATATCTGGTAACGGGCACACATATTCAGTGAGGTATGATGGGTATCCAATAGACAACAGTATAGCAGTGGACAGAGTGCCAAGAAAAGCCATTAGGCCACGCCCTCCACCATTAGAGGACCAGAGGGAGCTGCGGATTGGTGATTTTGTTGAGGTATTTGACAAAAACTCATGGAAGATAGCTGAAATCCGGACGATTATTGGTAATGGTTACTGCTCTATGAGGCTCCTTGGGTCTTCTAGGAAATTCCAATTCCACAAATCTAACATAAGGAGACGGCTATCTTGGCAAGACAACAAGTGGATGGTAATTTATAAG GATTCTGGAGAAGAAAGTGATGGACGACTAAGCAGCTCAATGAGGGGTGGGAGATCTGTTTGTCATATCCCTCAATCATGTGAAAAAATGAAGAAAAGGCCACTTGATATGTCTGTTCCAACTGACGCATGCAATATTGGAAGAAAAAAGATGCTAGCAATGAAGGTAGACTTCCTTGCTTCAACTGGAAAAATTCTTGGCGAGAAGTACACAGATTATTCCTTAAGCAAGAGAGCTGGTCCTTCCAGAATTGAATCAGGAAGGAGTATGCTACATTCAGATAAAGAAAACTATCTTTTGAATAGTTCTGTGCGTAGTGATGCTGAAAGCACTTCATCGTCTGTGGGTAGTTGTAGTGTTGACAGCAGTCATGAAGAAAGTTATAGCCAATACGATTATGTAGAAACTTCCTGTGGTTTTGAAAGAGACTCAGCTTTTTCTAGGAAAGGTGACTTGCAAACAGAAATTCATCAGCTTGAGTTGAGTGCATACAGGTCCACTTTAAAAGCATTCTATGCTTCTGGCCCGGTAAGTTGGGAACGAGAAGCAGTGATGACAAACCTTCGTCTAATGCTAAACATATCAAATGATGAACACTTAATGGAGATAAGGAATTTGATAAATTCTGATATGACTCCATATCACTGTAGTTGA
- the LOC121988858 gene encoding uncharacterized protein LOC121988858 isoform X2 gives MPTTRFKKGNKVEVWNRREVPSGSWWSAEIISGNGHTYSVRYDGYPIDNSIAVDRVPRKAIRPRPPPLEDQRELRIGDFVEVFDKNSWKIAEIRTIIGNGYCSMRLLGSSRKFQFHKSNIRRRLSWQDNKWMVIYKDSGEESDGRLSSSMRGGRSVCHIPQSCEKMKKRPLDMSVPTDACNIGRKKMLAMKVDFLASTGKILGEKYTDYSLSKRAGPSRIESGRSMLHSDKENYLLNSSVRSDAESTSSSVGSCSVDSSHEESYSQYDYVETSCGFERDSAFSRKGDLQTEIHQLELSAYRSTLKAFYASGPGQSWRLLNFASIVL, from the exons ATGCCGACCACGAGATTCAAGAAGGGTAATAAGGTGGAGGTTTGGAACAGGAGGGAGGTTCCTTCCGGCTCTTGGTGGAGTGCCGAAATCATATCTGGTAACGGGCACACATATTCAGTGAGGTATGATGGGTATCCAATAGACAACAGTATAGCAGTGGACAGAGTGCCAAGAAAAGCCATTAGGCCACGCCCTCCACCATTAGAGGACCAGAGGGAGCTGCGGATTGGTGATTTTGTTGAGGTATTTGACAAAAACTCATGGAAGATAGCTGAAATCCGGACGATTATTGGTAATGGTTACTGCTCTATGAGGCTCCTTGGGTCTTCTAGGAAATTCCAATTCCACAAATCTAACATAAGGAGACGGCTATCTTGGCAAGACAACAAGTGGATGGTAATTTATAAG GATTCTGGAGAAGAAAGTGATGGACGACTAAGCAGCTCAATGAGGGGTGGGAGATCTGTTTGTCATATCCCTCAATCATGTGAAAAAATGAAGAAAAGGCCACTTGATATGTCTGTTCCAACTGACGCATGCAATATTGGAAGAAAAAAGATGCTAGCAATGAAGGTAGACTTCCTTGCTTCAACTGGAAAAATTCTTGGCGAGAAGTACACAGATTATTCCTTAAGCAAGAGAGCTGGTCCTTCCAGAATTGAATCAGGAAGGAGTATGCTACATTCAGATAAAGAAAACTATCTTTTGAATAGTTCTGTGCGTAGTGATGCTGAAAGCACTTCATCGTCTGTGGGTAGTTGTAGTGTTGACAGCAGTCATGAAGAAAGTTATAGCCAATACGATTATGTAGAAACTTCCTGTGGTTTTGAAAGAGACTCAGCTTTTTCTAGGAAAGGTGACTTGCAAACAGAAATTCATCAGCTTGAGTTGAGTGCATACAGGTCCACTTTAAAAGCATTCTATGCTTCTGGCCCG GGCCAAAGTTGGAGGCTTCTAAACTTTGCTTCCATAGTCCTGTGA
- the LOC121988860 gene encoding cytochrome P450 734A6-like yields MMMMGWWWWQWSLFLCAIGPCMVMAFRVLDYLWWRPKRVERYFAKQGIRGPPYRFFFGCVKEMVGLMLEAASKPMVMPQNQHNVLPRVLAFYSHWKKRYGSPFLLWFGPTPRLAIADPDLIREILLSRSDVFERYESHSEVRRLEGEGLVSLRGEKWAHHRKVLTPSFHIENLKLLIPFIGKTALSMVEKLPTSSEEVEIDVSEWFQTVTEDAITRAAFGRSFDDGKAVFKLQTQQMAFAAEAFRNVFIPGYRFLPTKKNTNSWKLEKEMKRSLAELIVQRRKRKEEDWEQPQGNVKDLLGLMIDASETKQSTAAGCPPPTGSPSAASWMTVRDIVEECKTFFFAGKQTTSNLLTWTTVLLAMHPEWQERARAEVLRVCGPRDVPSREHLPKLKTLLMIIYETLRLYPPAVATIRQAKADVELGGYRIPQGTELLIPIMGLHHDAELWGPDVAQFNPERFANGAARAARHPTAFIPFGLGPRMCIGQNLALLEAKITVAVLLQRFSIRLAPSYVHAPTVLLLLYPQFGAPVLFRPLTS; encoded by the exons atgaTGATGATGGGGTGGTGGTGGTGGCAGTGGAGCTTGTTCCTGTGCGCGATAGGGCCGTGTATGGTGATGGCATTCAGGGTGCTGGACTACCTGTGGTGGAGGCCCaagagggtggagcgctactttGCGAAGCAGGGAATAAGAGGTCCCCCTTACCGTTTCTTCTTTGGCTGCGTCAAGGAGATGGTAGGCCTCATGCTGGAGGCCGCCTCCAAGCCGATGGTGATGCCTCAGAACCAGCACAATGTCCTCCCCAGAGTCCTCGCCTTCTACAGCCACTGGAAGAAGAGATACG GCTCCCCTTTCTTGCTATGGTTCGGGCCGACGCCGCGGCTCGCCATCGCCGACCCCGACCTCATCCGGGAGATCCTCTTGTCGCGGTCTGACGTCTTCGAGCGCTACGAGTCGCACTCGGAGGtccggaggctggagggcgaggGGCTGGTGAGCCTCCGGGGAGAGAAGTGGGCTCACCACCGCAAGGTCCTCACCCCTTCTTTCCACATAGAGAACCTCAAA CTACTGATTCCCTTCATCGGCAAGACGGCGCTCAGCATGGTGGAGAAGCTGCCGACCTCCAGCGAGGAGGTGGAGATCGACGTGTCGGAGTGGTTCCAGACGGTGACAGAGGACGCCATCACTCGGGCCGCCTTCGGGAGAAGCTTCGACGACGGCAAGGCCGTGTTCAAGCTACAGACGCAACAGATGGCCTTCGCGGCAGAGGCTTTCCGCAACGTATTCATCCCTGGCTACAG ATTTTTACCGACGAAAAAGAATACCAACTCGTGGAAATTGGAGAAGGAAATGAAGAGAAGCCTGGCCGAGTTGATCGTCCAGCGAAGGAAACGCAAGGAGGAGGATTGGGAGCAGCCACAGGGCAATGTCAAGGATCTGCTCGGTCTAATGATCGACGCGAGCGAGACGAAACAGAGTACCGCGGCGGGTTGCCCGCCGCCAACAGGGTCACCGTCGGCAGCATCGTGGATGACCGTCCGTGACATTGTGGAGGAGTGCAAGACGTTCTTCTTCGCCGGGAAGCAGACCACCTCCAACCTCCTGACGTGGACCACCGTGCTGCTGGCGATGCATCCAGAGTGGCAGGAGCGCGCGCGGGCGGAGGTCCTCCGCGTGTGCGGCCCTCGCGACGTCCCCTCCCGCGAACACCTCCCCAAGCTCAAGACG CTTTTGATGATAATCTACGAGACGCTGAGGCTGTACCCGCCGGCGGTGGCGACGATCAGGCAGGCGAAGGCGGACGTGGAGCTGGGAGGATACCGTATCCCTCAGGGCACGGAGCTGCTGATCCCCATCATGGGCCTGCACCACGACGCCGAGCTGTGGGGACCGGACGTGGCACAGTTCAACCCGGAGCGATTTGCCAACGGCGCCGCGCGCGCCGCCCGGCACCCGACGGCCTTCATCCCCTTCGGCCTGGGCCCCCGCATGTGCATCGGCCAGAACCTAGCGCTCCTCGAGGCCAAGATCACCGTCGCTGTCCTCCTGCAACGCTTCTCCATCCGCCTCGCGCCCTCCTACGTCCACGCCCCAACCGTCCTCTTGCTCCTCTACCCACAATTCGGCGCCCCCGTCCTCTTCCGCCCCCTAACTTCATAA